The following are from one region of the Aspergillus chevalieri M1 DNA, chromosome 1, nearly complete sequence genome:
- a CDS encoding GPI anchored serine-rich protein (COG:S;~EggNog:ENOG410PXNI;~SECRETED:SignalP(1-17)): MRFTAASVALFAGIAAALPNGDLETVYSTEDVTITSCAPTVTDCPSRQTSTPQAVEAVTSSSVPAVATPSAPASSSSPVAPVEAPSSSSPAPAPSSPAAGPSSPVVPVQVPTSSASVIPVTTCIPTVTYSTVQVPVTPAGPAGNRPSGAAAKGTSSVPVIPAPSGQGAAGNPSGSASASASTSAPSSLFTGAASSVSNSFGFAGAAAAMAFFLA; this comes from the exons ATGCGTTTCACCGCTGCTTCCGTTGCTCTCTTCGCCGGCATTGCCGCTGCTCTCCCCAACGGTGACCTCGAGACCGTCTACTCGACCGAGGATGTGACCATCACCTCGTGCGCTCCCACCGTCACCGACTGCCCCAGCCGTCAGACTTCCACTCCCCAGGCTGTTGAGGCTGTCACCTCCTCTTCCGTCCCCGCGGTGGCCACTCCCTCTGCTCCTGCTTCCAGCAGCAGCCCCGTCGCTCCCGTCGAGGCTCcctccagcagcagcccCGCCCCGGCTCCTTCCAGCCCTGCTGCCGGTCCCTCCAGCCCCGTTGTGCCTGTCCAGGTCCCCACCAGCAGCGCCTCGGTTATCCCTGTGACCACCTGCATCCCCACCGTCACCTACTCGACTGTTCAGGTGCCCGTCACCCCCGCTGGTCCCGCCGGTAACCGTCCCTCTGGTGCTGCCGCCAAGGGTACCAGCTCGGTCCCCGTGATCCCCGCTCCCTCTGGCCAGGGTGCTGCCGGCAACCCTAG CGGCTctgcctccgcctccgcctccaccTCTGCtccctcttccctcttcACCGGTGCTGCCAGCTCCGTCAGCAACTCTTTCGgtttcgctggtgccgccgccgccatgGCCTTCTTCCTGGCTTAA
- a CDS encoding DnaJ and TPR domain protein (COG:O;~EggNog:ENOG410PHAJ;~InterPro:IPR011990,IPR001623,IPR036869,IPR019734, IPR013026,IPR018253,IPR001440;~PFAM:PF07719,PF00515,PF00226,PF13181,PF13414, PF13432,PF14559;~go_function: GO:0005515 - protein binding [Evidence IEA]) encodes MVLPHFFSRDKFKAKDKGKDEKKSKSKPKHTVIPPVNPIKQPSSPPPVNHIQRKPHPQQPTPQASAPQPQPQSQPQSHPQSRPPPYSPPPPPPKSFDRATSLRTSSPRHPPSSTSGTTATATAEPEIPPPPPLHRLPPRHKTVSHHAHSRSHNSASSVSPSATPSPASSPPTSTSATSSPRHRSSPTKPTAASRSQSLHAHSRSSSYPPKKAPPPSFSSSRFSFSPRSSASNRHSRHQDIHPLNLPPDELRRLSAMAAARDESVNAMDIDNKNGANGSAGKSPTPPPHRSGGEAESFKLAGNKFFKEKNYSRAIEEFTKALEIEPNSPVFLSNRAAAYMAANRFLEALEDAERAKQLDPANTKVMYRMARILTSLGRPAEALNVLSQIQPPASAADRAPAEKMLRFISQAEEILTQDRGVSMMIFCLDQARQMLGAGVKEPRKWTLLTAEAQLKMANDNAYGKAQDIAINMLRENNQDPDALLIRARAFYGMGDTDQALKYLKICLGLDPDMKKAMVMLRMVQKLTRTKEEGNAAFKAKDYRKAIDLWSQALSVDSKNKDVNSKILQNRAQAYINLKEYDSAVNDCNEALQLDPGYTKAQKMRAKAHGASGNWEKALQDYKAVAEVNPGEKGIHEEIRRAELELKKAQRKDYYKILGIEKDASEQDIKKAYRKLAVRYHPDKNRDGEAGDEKFKEIGEAYETLSDPQKRASYDNGDDLIDPADMFGGGMGGMGGMGGMGGMGGMGGMGGMGGTHINIDPNILFNMMNGGGGGGFAGGGFGGGQPRGGFGGFPF; translated from the exons ATGGTTCTCCCTCACTTCTTCTCACGAGACAAATTCAAGGCCAAAGACAAGGGAAAAgacgagaagaagagcaagagcaaACCCAAGCATACTGTTATCCCTCCGGTGAATCCTATTAAACAaccttcctctcctccgccGGTGAATCATATTCAACGCAaacctcatcctcaacaGCCTACACCACAGGCTTCAGCTCCTCAACCACAACCTCAGTCTCAACCTCAGTCTCACCCGCAGTCTCGTCCCCCTCCATACTCTCCTCCGCCACCACCTCCGAAATCCTTTGATCGAGCGACCAGTCTCCGTACCTCGTCGCCTCGCCACCCTCCGTCTTCTACCTCTGGTAcgactgcgactgcgactgcgGAACCTGAAATAcccccgccgccgccgctccatcgtcttcctcccAGGCACAAGACCGTCTCTCATCACGCTCACTCGCGTTCTCACAACTCCGCCTCCTCAGTCTCTCCGTCCGCTACTCCCTCGCCGGCGTCTTCCCCTCCTACGTCGACATCGGCTACCTCTTCCCCCCGCCATAGGTCGTCTCCCACTAAACCTACCGCCGCATCTCGCTCTCAATCTTTACACGCGCATAGTCGTTCTTCCTCATATCCGCCTAAAAAAGCCCCTCCTCCTTCCTTTTCGTCCTCGAGGTTTAGCTTTTCGCCTCGTTCCTCGGCTTCCAATCGCCACTCCCGACACCAGGATATTCATCCGTTGAACCTTCCACCTGACGAGCTCCGTCGTCTGTCGGCTATGGCTGCTGCCCGCGACGAATCTGTAAACGCGATGGACATCGACAACAAGAACGGGGCCAATGGCTCCGCAGGGAAGAGCCCTACTCCACCGCCGCACCGCTCTGGTGGTGAGGCGGAGTCGTTCAAGTTGGCCGGAAACAAGTTCTTCAAGGAGAAGAACTACAGCCGTGCCATCGAGGAATTCACAAAGG CCCTCGAAATCGAACCCAACTCTCCCGTCTTCCTTTCGAATCGTGCTGCTGCTTACATGGCAGCAAATCGTTTCCTCGAGGCCCTGGAAGATGCTGAACGAGCCAAGCAGTTAGATCCGGCAAACACCAAGGTCATGTACCGTATGGCTCGTATCTTGACCAGCTTGGGTCGTCCCGCTGAGGCTCTGAATGTTCTTTCGCAAATCCAACCCCCTGCTTCGGCTGCCGATCGTGCGCCCGCAGAGAAGATGCTGCGTTTTATTAGCCAGGCCGAAGAGATTCTCACTCAGGACCGCGGTGTATCTATGATGATTTTCTGTCTCGACCAAGCCCGCCAGATGCTCGGTGCCGGTGTCAAGGAGCCCCGGAAATGGACCTTGCTCACCGCAGAGGCACAGTTGAAAATGGCCAACGACAACGCATATGGCAAGGCACAGGATATTGCCATCAACATGCTTCGGGAGAACAACCAGGACCCCGATGCTCTGCTCATCCGCGCCCGGGCCTTCTACGGCATGGGTGACACCGACCAGGCTCTCAAGTACCTCAAGATTTGCCTGGGCTTGGACCCCGACATGAAGAAGGCCATGGTCATGCTGCGTATGGTGCAGAAACTGACCCGGAccaaggaagaaggaaaCGCCGCCTTCAAGGCCAAGGACTACCGCAAGGCCATTGACCTCTGGTCGCAAGCCCTGTCCGTTGACTCGAAGAACAAGGACGTGAACTCCAAGATTTTGCAGAACCGTGCCCAGGCATACATCAACCTGAAGGAGTATGACAGCGCCGTCAACGACTGCAACGAAGCCCTGCAGCTCGACCCCGGGTACACCAAGGCCCAGAAGATGCGTGCTAAGGCTCACGGTGCCTCTGGCAACTGGGAGAAGGCTCTCCAGGACTACAAGGCCGTTGCGGAAGTCAACCCAGGCGAGAAGGGCATCCACGAGGAGATCCGTCGTGCTGAGCTCGAGCTCAAGAAGGCCCAGCGCAAAGACTATTACAAGATCCTTGGCATTGAGAAGGACGCCTCGGAACAGGATATAAAGAAGGCCTACCGTAAGCTGGCCGTCAGGTACCACCCTGACAAGAACCGTGACGGTGAGGCCGGTGATGAGAAGTTCAAGGAGATTGGTGAAGCCTATGAGACCCTCAGCGATCCTCA AAAACGTGCCTCCTATGACAACGGTGACGACCTCATCGACCCTGCTGACATGTTTGGCGGTGGCATGGGTGGCATGGGCGGCATGGGAGGAATGGGCGGAATGGGCGGAATGGGAGGTATGGGTGGTATGGGGGGTACCCATATCAACATCGACCCCAACATCCTGTTCAACATGATGaacggtggtggtggtggtggatttGCCGGCGGCGGTTTCGGCGGTGGCCAGCCTCGTGGTGGATTCGGTGGCTTCCCATTCTAA
- a CDS encoding uncharacterized protein (COG:S;~EggNog:ENOG410PITG;~InterPro:IPR022812,IPR027417;~PFAM:PF00350), producing MPLSEIDPHLDPGSFELQDLSPTHASQRNLTSTSTEQDIARFHYTSEQNIRAWYPCGSDTEPSTLTFDRSWSHISPRLQDIYVERARYLGHLAEHGMPIDGSQCEDFFIEIYTGYYQARGKGDGVGVQGEEAMSLTTFDALLGKRIGRRVIVDDKPQLEDQDIEMDTQPPSTEEPLPCLRHKATTNPMLSRLEIAVAKGVQTLTHLHTFLTNSKTELKSSDVSDWLSEITKIKTYAAPPKVVIGIVGSTGAGKSSLINAIIDEENLLGTNCMRASTAVATEIAYNYRSGKKYRAEVEFVERGEWERELRALIGDLRDDGENSVSFSGVRGEAMARNSEAAVAMEKIRAVYPVLNVQEIKNLDVKELLSKGGVCDVLGRTVVVESDDPKAFARDLAVYTDSKSKRPKTTATNNTGQGKTPMRTTFDTQTKTTTTNYWPLVRVVRIYTKAPALATGATLVDLPGIFDSNAARFAVAEEYMKKCSAHWVVAPINRAVDDKVAQDLLGRNMRVQLHMDGAANDLTFICTKTDDVSMSEVQESLLKRDSVSPGLGEERLGRLEEEIGELEEWLVGVKSEILDVAERLEELEVCSEGGLHGGCGSQGSSPGKRKRDSFVSAQQPALDNTSGAQSDSSSASGSVSEDDVRTLNDRRKELINHQRTLSTERHAKETQKEALEHELQDLQTSLIHECIQARNAYSKKELKHDFARGIHSFHNTFQHPPTSVQDPSYYHALEQDLPVFCVSTRAYQKLQGRLRREAPVSGFNALEQTEISQLQAHCIAVTEQAREASALRFLFHLRRVLSSIGLWAGAEDGVMISHGKKVEIEARFYIAEESFKREVERTCEGLMQGICDILTLNVIRNFGHASTLASEKCDETVKHWNDLNYNTYKAVCCRQGVFRFHNWNQELANLVIEPLMHDWKNAFEIEILQEVDWFTQLMKTHLQAFHAQATSAAEIVLSDEIKDELKDIWKIQYKVMKRDVVYAVNRARRKQRGINREFAVGVEEYLYPAYLKCACENGSGMFHRMREHIRTQSTGIELFQHSTDRVKSELIKLLDKIEHDLISITTRLTEQTTRDYTTCIITPLVQQFASSGQSQARIKREAAGVVREAEMELGLDGLLNDVATARSTAATSHGCGPWEGGGRDDGQRERRALETIKEEDENE from the exons ATGCCTCTATCAGAGATTGATCCGCATCTGGATCCTGGATCTTTTGAGCTCCAG gatctATCACCAACCCACGCATCGCAGCGCAATCTAACCAGCACGAGTACGGAACAAGACATCGCTAGATTCCACTACACATCTGAGCAGAATATCCGCGCTTGGTATCCTTGTGGTAGTGATACAG AACCCTCAACCCTAACCTTTGACCGGTCGTGGTCGCACATATCACCCAGACTGCAAGATATCTACGTCGAGAGAGCACGGTATCTGGGTCATTTGGCGGAGCATGGAATGCCGATCGATGGGTCACAGTGTGAGGATTTCTTTATAGAAATTTATACGGGGTATTATCAGGCGAGAGGAAAGGGGGATGGTGTTGGTGTGCAGGGTGAGGAGGCTATGTCGT TGACTACATTCGACGCCTTGCTGGGTAAACGTATCGGACGAAGGGTGATTGTCGATGACAAACCTCAACTCGAAGACCAGGACATCGAAATGGACACTCAGCCACCTTCTACAGAAGAACCGCTACCCTGTCTCCGGCACAAAGCCACAACAAACCCCATGCTCTCCCGCCTCGAAATCGCCGTCGCCAAAGGCGTCCAAACGCTCACCCACCTCCACACCTTCCTCACCAACTCAAAAACCGAGCTCAAAAGCAGCGATGTCTCCGACTGGCTCTCCGAAATCACCAAGATAAAAACATACGCCGCACCTCCCAAAGTTGTCATCGGGATAGTCGGTAGCACGGGCGCCGGCAAGTCCTCGCTGATCAACGCGATTATCGACGAGGAGAATCTGCTGGGGACGAACTGCATGCGCGCCTCCACGGCCGTGGCGACGGAGATTGCGTATAATTATCGCTCTGGGAAGAAGTATCGCGCGGAGGTGGAGTTTGTTGAGAGAGGGGAATGGGAGAGGGAGCTTCGGGCGCTGATTGGGGATTTGAGGGATGATGGTGAGAATTCGGTTTCGTTTTCAGGTGTTCGTGGTGAAGCGATGGCCAGGAACTCTGAGGCTGCGGTGGCTATGGAGAAGATTCGCGCCGTATATCCGGTGTTGAATGTGCAGGAGATTAAGAACTTGGATGTTAAGGAGCTTTTGAGCAAGggtggtgtttgtgatgttcTTGGGCGGACTGTCGTTGTGGAAAGTGATGATCCCAAGGCGTTTGCGAGAGACCTTGCCGTGTACACCGACAGTAAAAGCAAACGTCCCAAGACCACTGCCACAAACAATACAGGTCAAGGAAAAACACCCATGCGAACAACCTTTGACACCCAAACCAAAACCACGACAACAAACTACTGGCCCCTCGTCCGCGTCGTCCGAATCTATACCAAAGCCCCCGCCCTCGCCACTGGCGCAACCCTAGTCGACCTCCCCGGCATCTTCGATTCCAACGCCGCGCGTTTTGCCGTTGCAGAGGAGTACATGAAGAAATGCAGCGCGCACTGGGTCGTTGCACCGATCAACCGTGCCGTCGACGATAAAGTCGCGCAGGACTTATTGGGGCGGAACATGCGGGTGCAGTTGCATATGGACGGCGCTGCGAATGACTTGACGTTCATTTGTACCAAGACGGATGATGTTTCTATGAGTGAGGTGCAGGAGTCGCTGCTGAAGAGGGATTCGGTGTCGCCAGGCTTGGGGGAGGAGAGATTGGGCAGgttggaggaggagattGGGGAGCTTGAGGAGTGGTTGGTGGGTGTTAAGAGTGAGATTTTGGATGTTGCTGAGCGATTGGAGGAGCTCGAGGTTTGTTCTGAAGGTGGTTTGcatggtggttgtggttcacagggtagctcgCCTGGTAAGCGCAAGAGGGACAGCTTTGTTTCTGCGCAGCAGCCTGCTCTCGACAATACCTCTGGGGCGCAGTCGGATTCAAGCTCTGCTTCGGGATCAGTCTCAGAAGACGACGTCCGCACCCTCAATGACCGCCGCAAAGAACTCATCAACCACCAACGAACCCTCTCCACCGAGCGCCACGCCAAGGAAACCCAAAAAGAAGCCCTAGAGCACGAACTTCAAGACCTGCAAACTAGCCTCATCCACGAATGCATCCAAGCACGCAACGCCTACTCGAAAAAAGAACTCAAACACGACTTCGCCCGCGGAATCCACTCCTTCCACAACACATTCCAACACCCACCCACCTCCGTACAGGACCCTAGCTACTACCACGCCCTCGAGCAAGACCTTCCCGTCTTCTGCGTCTCAACCCGCGCATACCAGAAACTCCAGGGCCGGCTGCGTCGCGAAGCGCCCGTCTCTGGGTTCAACGCTCTCGAGCAGACGGAGATTTCTCAGTTGCAAGCGCATTGTATTGCGGTGACGGAGCAGGCGAGGGAGGCGTCTGCCTTAAGGTTCTTGTTCCATTTGCGGAGGGTGTTGAGTTCGATTGGGTTGTGGGCTGGGGCGGAGGATGGAGTTATGATTTCGCACGGGAAGAAGGTTGAGATTGAGGCGAGGTTTTATATTGCAGAGGAGAGTTTTAAGAGG GAGGTGGAAAGGACGTGTGAGGGACTGATGCAGGGCATTTGCGATATTTTGACTCTGAATGTTATTCGAAATTTTG GCCATGCTTCGACTCTGGCGAGCGAGAAATGCGACGAGACCGTCAAGCACTGGAACGACCTCAACTACAACACGTACAAAGCCGTCTGTTGCCGACAGGGTGTTTTTCGATTCCAT AACTGGAACCAGGAGTT GGCCAATCTTGTCATCGAACCGTTGATGCACGATTGGAAAAA TGCTTTTGAAATTGAAATTTTACAGGAAGTCGACTGGTTCACCCAGTTGATGAAGACTCATCTGCAGGCGTTTCATGCCCAAGCGACCTCAGCCGCCGAGATCGTCCTCTCCGACGAAATCAAGGACGAGCTCAAAGATATTTGGAAGATCCAGTACAAGGTAATGAAGAGAGATGTGGTTTACGCGGTCAACAGAGCCAGACGCAAGCAACGCGGAATCAACCGAGAATTTGCCGTTGGCGTGGAAGAATACTTGTATCCTGCGTACCTGAAATGCGCCTGTGAAAATG gctcCGGCATGTTCCACCGGATGCGAGAACACATCCGTACCCAAAGCACCGGAATCGAGCTCTTCCAGCACAGCACCGACCGAGTTAAATCCGAATTGATCAAGCTGCTGGACAAGATTGAGCACGATCTGATCTCCATCACCACGCGACTCACGGAGCAGACAACACGCGACTACACCACTTGCATCATCACCCCGCTGGTTCAGCAGTTCGCGTCTTCGGGTCAGAGTCAGGCCCGGATCAAGCGGGAGGCGGCGGGTGTGGTCCGGGAAGCTGAGATGGAGCTTGGGCTTGATGGGCTGTTGAATGATGTTGCTACTGCTCGGAGTACAGCTGCTACTAGTCATGGTTGTGGTCCGTGGGAGGGGGGTGGACGTGATGATGGACAACGCGAGAGACGCGCGCTGGAGACTATtaaagaggaagatgagaacgAGTAA